The Mammaliicoccus sciuri genome window below encodes:
- the nhaC gene encoding Na+/H+ antiporter NhaC — MKRLPTLFEAISTILFMGLVVLIGFGILHYPIQPLLIIAAVYASFIAIRVGLTWEDLQDGITKRIATAMPAIYIIFAVGILIGTWMYSGTVPALIYYGLETINPTYFLVTAFFITAVTSVATGTAWGSVGTAGIALMAIAKEMNIPIGMVAGVVIAGGVFGDKMSPLSDTTNLAALVTKVNIFKHIQHMMWTTIPASIIGLIVWFIAGLQFDAKDVESKRINELLSNIETAFNLNFWVWVPVIVIVLGISIGKPTVPMMLLSSLVAIFVGVFNNGFEIVDAFNVTMQGFNINMTGLSESDVSSSMVELLQRGGIMSMTQIVVTIFCGYAFAGIVEASGSLKVILTTISSKVSKDSHLILVTIAGSLILVFAAGVASVVIIMIGVLLMDMYNERNLDRVNLSRTLEDCGTMVLPFIPWGTSGIYYRDLLHVSLGDFFWWAVPCYLCVFFAAFYGITGIGIKKVKTNA, encoded by the coding sequence ATGAAGAGATTACCAACTTTATTTGAAGCAATTTCTACGATTTTATTTATGGGGCTAGTCGTATTGATTGGTTTTGGGATTTTACATTATCCAATTCAGCCTTTATTAATTATTGCAGCGGTTTATGCGAGCTTTATAGCCATTAGAGTAGGCTTAACTTGGGAAGACTTACAAGATGGTATTACAAAGAGGATAGCAACTGCAATGCCAGCTATATACATAATATTTGCAGTCGGAATTTTAATTGGTACATGGATGTATTCAGGCACTGTACCTGCTTTAATTTATTATGGTTTAGAAACGATCAATCCGACATACTTTTTAGTGACTGCATTTTTCATAACAGCCGTTACATCTGTCGCAACAGGTACTGCGTGGGGATCAGTAGGAACTGCTGGTATAGCGTTAATGGCGATTGCGAAGGAGATGAATATTCCAATAGGTATGGTTGCAGGTGTTGTAATAGCAGGTGGTGTGTTTGGAGATAAAATGTCACCACTTTCTGATACGACAAATTTAGCTGCATTAGTAACGAAAGTAAATATCTTTAAACATATTCAACATATGATGTGGACGACAATACCTGCATCAATTATTGGGCTTATTGTATGGTTTATAGCAGGCTTACAATTTGATGCTAAAGATGTAGAAAGCAAAAGAATAAATGAACTGCTAAGTAATATTGAAACAGCTTTTAATTTAAACTTTTGGGTATGGGTACCAGTCATTGTTATCGTCTTAGGTATTAGTATAGGAAAACCAACTGTGCCGATGATGTTATTATCCAGTTTAGTCGCAATATTTGTAGGTGTGTTCAATAATGGATTTGAAATAGTAGATGCATTTAATGTAACAATGCAAGGTTTCAATATTAATATGACAGGGTTATCTGAAAGTGATGTGTCAAGTTCAATGGTAGAACTGTTACAGCGTGGTGGCATTATGAGTATGACTCAAATTGTTGTAACGATTTTTTGTGGTTATGCATTTGCGGGTATTGTAGAAGCATCTGGCAGTTTAAAAGTTATTTTAACGACAATATCTAGTAAAGTTTCTAAAGATTCACATCTGATATTAGTTACGATAGCGGGAAGTTTAATTCTTGTGTTTGCTGCTGGTGTTGCATCTGTCGTGATTATTATGATAGGTGTATTGTTAATGGACATGTATAATGAACGTAATTTAGATCGTGTAAACTTATCAAGAACGCTAGAAGATTGTGGAACAATGGTGTTACCATTTATCCCTTGGGGAACATCTGGTATATACTATCGTGATTTATTACATGTTTCATTAGGAGATTTCTTCTGGTGGGCTGTTCCATGTTATCTATGTGTGTTCTTTGCAGCATTTTATGGTATAACAGGAATCGGTATCAAAAAAGTAAAAACAAATGCATAA
- a CDS encoding threonine/serine exporter family protein has translation MEEIQDFTIIDENKIIDVVMTAGRILLESGAETYRVEDTMARIATSYGLENTHSFVTSTAIIFSLNDRTNTRLIRIDERTTDLEKISLTNQISRKIANNELTIDEAKSELIHLHHASLQFPFWLKVLAAAIASACFLPMFGGKQAEVIPSFIAGGVGYLTMSLVHNTIRIKFFTEFISSLIIATIATISVNFFIGVNLSLITIASVMPLVPGVLITNAIRDLMAGQLLAGISKGVEAALTAFAIGAGVAIVLLLS, from the coding sequence ATGGAAGAGATACAAGACTTCACGATTATAGATGAAAATAAAATCATTGATGTTGTCATGACTGCCGGTCGCATACTTTTAGAAAGTGGCGCAGAAACATATCGCGTTGAAGATACAATGGCAAGAATCGCTACAAGTTATGGTTTAGAAAATACACATAGCTTTGTAACATCTACTGCGATTATATTCTCGCTTAATGACAGAACAAATACACGTCTGATTAGAATAGATGAACGTACGACCGATTTAGAGAAAATTTCTTTAACGAATCAAATATCACGTAAGATAGCTAACAATGAACTCACGATTGATGAAGCTAAATCAGAGCTGATCCATTTACATCATGCTTCATTACAATTTCCATTTTGGTTAAAAGTATTAGCTGCAGCGATAGCATCAGCCTGTTTCTTACCTATGTTTGGTGGTAAACAAGCTGAAGTCATCCCTTCATTCATTGCGGGTGGTGTTGGATATTTAACGATGTCCCTCGTCCATAACACAATTAGAATTAAATTCTTCACAGAATTTATTAGTTCACTAATTATTGCTACAATCGCAACCATTAGTGTGAATTTCTTTATTGGCGTGAATTTAAGCTTAATTACAATCGCGTCTGTTATGCCACTTGTACCAGGTGTTTTGATTACAAATGCAATCAGAGACTTAATGGCAGGACAGTTGCTTGCAGGTATATCTAAAGGTGTAGAAGCGGCACTTACGGCATTTGCTATTGGTGCTGGTGTTGCAATCGTATTATTACTTAGTTAA
- a CDS encoding CHAP domain-containing protein codes for MKKLTAFAVLSTGLATTIIGNGEASADTFNNAQAPVQNQTQTQNFNYTNNYSQNYNTSNMSQSFTSSVTQTATQTTSSSANLYTAGQCTYYVFDKRQAAGEPISSTWGNANQWAANAAADGYTVNNTPKKGSILQSTAGAYGHVAYVENVNSDGSVEVSEMNYQGVGVVSTRTISASEAGSYNYIH; via the coding sequence ATGAAAAAATTAACAGCATTCGCAGTATTATCTACGGGATTAGCAACAACAATAATTGGAAATGGTGAAGCTTCAGCAGACACTTTCAATAACGCTCAAGCTCCAGTTCAAAACCAAACTCAAACTCAAAACTTTAACTATACTAATAACTATAGCCAAAATTACAACACTTCAAACATGAGTCAATCATTTACATCATCAGTAACACAAACTGCAACTCAAACTACAAGTTCATCAGCTAACTTATACACTGCTGGACAATGTACTTATTATGTATTTGATAAAAGACAAGCAGCTGGAGAACCAATTAGCTCAACTTGGGGAAATGCTAACCAATGGGCAGCAAACGCAGCAGCAGATGGTTACACTGTAAATAACACACCTAAAAAAGGTTCAATCTTACAATCAACAGCTGGTGCTTACGGTCACGTAGCATACGTTGAAAATGTAAACTCTGACGGTAGCGTTGAAGTTTCTGAAATGAACTACCAAGGTGTAGGTGTCGTATCAACTCGTACTATCTCAGCTTCAGAAGCTGGTTCTTACAACTACATTCACTAA
- a CDS encoding EMYY motif lipoprotein, with protein sequence MKIKLFYLMIFVLVLIIAACGNELHSDLQKYKREMKPIYKKENSILKDIDKLRLNQLDQLIGTEVTVEKRKELNELQDKLEKQIIPEVKDLSKQAQYINVSTNEVQDAHNIYMSNIAKKEKTLEELNEYISLFKQSIQSNEKILDYTDVFEQNKSDAEKNAKLAKNNPEDKEDYDALVSVIDKNSEELSTKAKYLNDTQNVQDRADYIEKDIIPLFSKNIKSLNQTNISSKRVNQMRQAQIEVYYTLINYYKERKKGILIEDKLQKVQIQNGVSSQFSYLGKDEKYNKAIERLDK encoded by the coding sequence ATGAAAATTAAATTGTTTTATTTAATGATATTTGTTCTTGTTTTAATTATTGCAGCTTGTGGTAACGAATTACATTCAGATCTTCAAAAGTATAAAAGGGAAATGAAACCTATTTATAAAAAAGAGAATTCGATTCTTAAAGATATAGATAAATTAAGATTAAATCAGTTAGATCAACTTATTGGTACGGAAGTAACAGTTGAAAAACGTAAAGAATTGAATGAACTTCAAGATAAACTCGAAAAGCAAATTATACCTGAAGTTAAAGATCTTAGTAAACAAGCTCAATATATAAATGTAAGCACAAATGAGGTTCAAGATGCTCATAATATTTATATGAGTAATATAGCAAAGAAAGAAAAAACGTTAGAAGAATTAAATGAGTACATTTCATTATTTAAACAATCCATCCAATCTAATGAGAAAATATTAGATTATACAGATGTATTTGAACAGAATAAATCAGATGCAGAGAAGAATGCTAAATTAGCTAAAAATAATCCTGAAGATAAAGAGGATTATGATGCACTTGTTTCTGTTATTGATAAGAATAGTGAAGAATTAAGTACGAAAGCTAAATATTTAAATGATACTCAAAATGTGCAAGATAGAGCGGACTATATTGAGAAAGATATTATCCCACTATTTTCTAAAAACATTAAATCGCTAAATCAAACGAATATTTCATCTAAACGTGTTAATCAAATGAGACAAGCTCAAATTGAAGTGTACTATACTTTAATTAATTACTATAAAGAACGTAAAAAAGGTATTCTTATTGAAGATAAACTTCAAAAAGTTCAAATCCAAAATGGCGTAAGTTCTCAATTTAGTTACTTAGGTAAAGATGAAAAATACAACAAAGCGATAGAAAGATTAGATAAGTAA
- a CDS encoding CHAP domain-containing protein, producing the protein MKKIATAAIATAGIATFMAHDADAAENTQGYNPNDPYSYSYSYTIDQQGNYHYTWEGNWNPSSHYGYQAQQQVATNTASSNNEAASNTNYSQPAFNAAPNGGGLGDSHNTSSNQNNVRVTTTQAPSTSNHTATTSNSSSNVSTTTTSTSRPSTGGGANLYTVGQCTYYAFSKRPDLGSTWGNANNWANAAAQSGYTVNNNPSAGSILQTTAGGYGHVAYVDKVNSDGSIQVSEMNYQGVGIVSTRTISASAASSYNYIH; encoded by the coding sequence ATGAAGAAAATCGCAACAGCAGCAATCGCAACAGCAGGAATCGCAACATTTATGGCACATGACGCAGATGCAGCAGAAAATACACAAGGATATAATCCAAACGATCCATATTCTTATTCTTACAGTTACACAATTGACCAACAAGGTAACTACCACTACACTTGGGAAGGTAACTGGAATCCATCATCTCATTACGGTTACCAAGCTCAACAACAAGTAGCAACTAACACTGCTTCTTCAAATAACGAAGCAGCTTCAAATACAAATTATTCACAACCAGCATTCAATGCTGCACCAAATGGTGGTGGTTTAGGAGATTCTCATAACACATCTTCAAACCAAAACAATGTTCGTGTAACAACTACACAAGCACCATCAACTAGCAACCATACAGCAACTACATCAAACTCAAGTTCAAATGTAAGCACTACAACTACATCAACTTCTCGCCCATCAACTGGCGGAGGAGCTAACTTATACACTGTAGGACAATGTACTTACTATGCATTCAGCAAACGTCCTGACTTAGGTAGCACTTGGGGAAATGCTAATAACTGGGCTAACGCAGCAGCACAATCTGGTTACACAGTAAATAACAACCCATCTGCAGGTTCAATATTACAAACTACAGCTGGTGGATACGGTCACGTAGCTTACGTTGATAAAGTAAACTCTGACGGTTCTATCCAAGTTTCTGAAATGAACTACCAAGGTGTTGGTATTGTTTCAACTCGTACAATCTCAGCTTCAGCAGCTAGTTCTTACAACTACATTCACTAA
- a CDS encoding DUF4870 domain-containing protein, with product MLIYLTSFFASFFAPLIIWLIKRENSPFVDRIGKDYLNFFISYTIWGFVATLLCLILVGFILLAILAFVFTVIGAIKAYNGETYLPPLSIRMIK from the coding sequence ATGCTTATATACTTAACAAGTTTCTTTGCTTCATTCTTTGCGCCACTTATCATTTGGTTAATTAAAAGAGAGAACTCTCCATTCGTTGATAGAATCGGTAAAGATTATTTAAACTTCTTTATTTCATATACGATTTGGGGATTCGTTGCTACCCTATTATGTTTAATATTAGTAGGCTTTATTTTATTAGCTATTTTAGCTTTTGTCTTTACGGTTATTGGTGCTATCAAAGCATACAATGGAGAAACTTATTTACCACCATTATCAATACGTATGATCAAATAA
- a CDS encoding threonine/serine exporter family protein produces MLDYIYQILLSFTATLFFSVIFNAPKRLLIACGIVGAMGWMIYTISLDFGIDKVQASFYGSFALALMSHIMSRYYKRPMIIFIVAGIIPLVPGGLAYDATKNLVINNYDVAINTTLQATLISGAIAFGILCSEIIFQIYVRAKHSFASKKQKSV; encoded by the coding sequence ATGTTAGATTATATATATCAAATTTTGTTAAGTTTTACCGCAACGTTATTTTTCTCTGTCATTTTTAATGCACCTAAGAGACTATTAATAGCATGTGGTATTGTTGGTGCGATGGGCTGGATGATTTATACCATTTCGTTAGACTTTGGCATCGATAAAGTACAAGCATCATTCTATGGTAGCTTTGCCTTAGCGTTAATGAGTCATATTATGAGTCGTTATTACAAGCGTCCAATGATTATCTTTATAGTTGCCGGTATTATCCCTCTTGTTCCTGGAGGCTTAGCATATGATGCAACTAAAAACTTAGTTATCAACAATTATGATGTTGCCATTAATACAACACTACAAGCGACACTTATTTCTGGTGCGATCGCGTTTGGTATTTTATGTTCTGAAATCATTTTTCAAATCTATGTCAGAGCAAAGCATTCTTTTGCTTCTAAGAAACAAAAAAGCGTATAA
- the pepT gene encoding peptidase T, with amino-acid sequence MKQRLIDRLTRYVKVDTQADATSESTPSTEKQWDLIRMLEAEIKALNLEVDVDDKGYLMATLPSNTEKDVPTIGLLAHIDTSPDYHASNVNPVIVEQYNGEDITLGNTDKVLSTKTFPQLEKVIGHTLMTTDGTTLLGADDKAGVVEIMEAIIYLLEHPEIKHGKIRFSFTPDEEIGRGPHHFDVERFNADFAYTLDGSLEGELQYESFNAASAVVEVNGVNVHPGSAKDVMVNANTLAMAFNDQLPSDEVPEHTEGYEGFYHLSDMSGTVEKATLQYIIRDHDKAQFERRKNHLLDIAKVLNHKYDQELITVTIKDQYYNMGEKIKPQPELVNIPEKVIKSLGMTPIIEPIRGGTDGSQLSFMGLPTPNLFTGGANFHGPFEYASIDVMEKAVHTIVGIVSEFEQQS; translated from the coding sequence TTGAAACAACGTCTAATTGATCGATTAACAAGATATGTAAAAGTAGATACACAAGCTGATGCAACAAGTGAAAGTACACCATCTACTGAAAAGCAATGGGATTTAATCCGTATGCTCGAAGCAGAAATTAAAGCATTAAATCTTGAAGTTGACGTAGACGATAAAGGGTATTTAATGGCCACTTTACCGTCAAATACAGAAAAGGATGTACCTACTATAGGGTTACTAGCGCATATTGATACGTCTCCAGATTACCATGCATCAAATGTTAATCCTGTTATTGTAGAGCAATATAACGGAGAAGATATTACACTTGGTAATACTGACAAAGTATTAAGCACGAAGACTTTCCCACAACTTGAAAAAGTGATTGGTCATACATTGATGACAACAGACGGTACAACTTTACTAGGCGCTGATGATAAAGCTGGTGTCGTTGAGATTATGGAAGCGATCATTTACTTATTAGAACATCCTGAAATTAAACACGGCAAGATTAGATTCAGCTTTACACCAGATGAAGAAATTGGTAGAGGTCCACATCATTTTGATGTTGAACGATTTAACGCTGATTTTGCTTATACTTTAGATGGTAGCTTAGAAGGCGAATTACAATACGAAAGCTTTAATGCCGCTTCTGCAGTCGTTGAAGTTAACGGTGTAAACGTACATCCAGGTTCTGCTAAAGATGTAATGGTTAACGCTAATACTTTAGCAATGGCATTTAATGATCAATTGCCAAGTGATGAAGTACCTGAACATACTGAAGGCTATGAGGGCTTCTATCACTTATCTGACATGTCAGGTACTGTCGAGAAAGCAACGCTACAATATATTATTCGCGATCATGATAAAGCACAGTTCGAACGTAGAAAAAATCATTTATTAGATATCGCAAAAGTATTAAATCATAAATATGATCAAGAATTGATTACTGTAACAATCAAAGATCAATATTACAATATGGGTGAAAAAATCAAGCCACAACCTGAACTTGTAAACATACCTGAGAAAGTTATTAAATCATTAGGTATGACACCTATTATTGAACCTATTAGAGGTGGTACAGACGGTTCACAACTCTCATTCATGGGATTACCAACACCTAATTTATTTACAGGTGGCGCAAACTTCCACGGTCCGTTTGAGTATGCTTCCATTGATGTTATGGAAAAAGCAGTCCATACGATAGTCGGTATCGTATCAGAATTTGAACAACAGTCTTAA
- a CDS encoding glycerate kinase — translation MRVLVAMDEFDSILSSYHANRFVEEAIKSQFNEADIVQVPLFNGQREVIDSVLLWQSGTKYSVDHHDAYMRPKSSSYVVTEKDIIVIEAGKVLTSSEDIIKPLETSSFGLGEVILEALNEDSKEMLISVGDVASYDGGLGMLQALGAKFFDPEGSFIDVSKGAKWIKYIRTIDLYDLDKRLKDKNIKVITDFESKYYGKNSRIMKEQAINQIAIEDAVSIDNALWYISELFKSQHKILLGKEERGGAGSGLAALFNSIWDAQLVTGGDVVNELTYLDKLIEQADLIVFGEGLKPNQQLLETTSVRIAELCNKYQKVNIAICATDEKFDQYLEQDVTAMYKVFNKDQYSMSDLELGIALRHLTTQSLRLLRANI, via the coding sequence ATGAGAGTATTAGTTGCGATGGATGAGTTTGATAGTATTTTATCTAGTTACCATGCAAATCGATTTGTCGAAGAAGCAATAAAGTCTCAATTTAATGAAGCAGATATAGTACAAGTCCCATTATTTAATGGTCAAAGAGAAGTTATAGATTCAGTATTATTATGGCAATCTGGCACTAAATATTCAGTGGATCATCATGACGCATATATGAGACCTAAGTCGTCTTCATATGTTGTAACAGAGAAAGATATCATCGTTATAGAAGCGGGTAAAGTCTTAACGTCAAGTGAGGATATTATTAAACCACTTGAAACTTCATCATTTGGACTAGGAGAAGTGATTTTAGAAGCGCTGAATGAAGACAGCAAAGAGATGCTAATTTCAGTCGGTGATGTTGCAAGCTACGACGGTGGACTTGGTATGTTACAAGCATTAGGTGCTAAATTCTTTGATCCTGAAGGTAGTTTTATAGATGTTAGCAAAGGTGCTAAGTGGATTAAATATATAAGAACAATTGATTTATATGATTTAGATAAAAGGTTAAAAGATAAAAATATCAAAGTGATAACAGACTTTGAATCGAAGTATTATGGTAAGAATAGTCGTATCATGAAAGAGCAAGCAATCAATCAAATTGCTATTGAAGATGCTGTCTCAATCGATAATGCTTTATGGTATATAAGTGAACTATTTAAGAGCCAACATAAAATCTTATTAGGTAAAGAAGAACGCGGTGGGGCAGGAAGTGGCTTAGCTGCCTTGTTTAATAGTATATGGGACGCACAACTTGTTACAGGTGGAGATGTTGTGAATGAACTTACTTATTTAGATAAGCTGATTGAACAAGCTGACTTAATTGTATTCGGTGAAGGTTTGAAACCTAATCAACAATTGTTAGAGACGACGTCTGTTAGAATTGCTGAACTTTGTAACAAATATCAAAAAGTCAATATTGCGATATGCGCAACAGATGAAAAGTTTGATCAATACTTAGAACAAGATGTAACAGCAATGTATAAAGTATTTAATAAAGATCAATATTCAATGAGTGATTTAGAATTAGGTATAGCTTTAAGACATTTAACAACACAATCACTAAGATTATTAAGAGCTAATATATAA
- the ytxJ gene encoding bacillithiol system redox-active protein YtxJ, which translates to MVVKLTSIDQFEKVLNDNPNVFVMKHSSTCPISASAYDQFNKFLYERDMDGYYLIVQEERELSDYIADKTGIKHESPQAFYFVNGNAEWDADHENITVASLSKAEE; encoded by the coding sequence ATGGTCGTGAAATTAACTTCCATCGATCAATTTGAAAAAGTACTCAATGATAATCCAAACGTATTTGTTATGAAACATAGCAGTACTTGTCCTATTTCAGCAAGTGCATATGATCAATTTAACAAATTCTTATATGAAAGAGATATGGATGGTTATTACTTAATTGTTCAAGAAGAAAGAGAATTGTCTGATTATATAGCTGATAAAACTGGAATCAAACATGAATCCCCACAAGCATTTTACTTTGTTAATGGTAACGCTGAATGGGATGCAGATCATGAAAATATCACAGTCGCAAGTTTATCGAAAGCAGAAGAGTAA
- a CDS encoding IS30 family transposase gives MIIKSTKNLFDSLGEKAPKIFKSITSDNGSEFASLYEEFGHMIEIYFTHPFSSYERGTSENQHKMIRRFIPKAHDLSNVQKRFIKAIQQYMNDYPRKTLNYNTAHHNMAESLKHLNLYESFQS, from the coding sequence TTGATTATAAAATCCACCAAAAACTTATTTGACTCCTTAGGCGAAAAAGCACCAAAAATCTTCAAATCTATCACATCTGACAATGGTTCAGAATTTGCATCGCTGTATGAAGAATTTGGCCATATGATAGAAATATACTTCACACATCCATTCTCATCATATGAACGTGGGACAAGTGAAAACCAACATAAAATGATTCGTCGTTTTATTCCAAAAGCACATGATTTATCCAATGTTCAAAAACGCTTCATAAAAGCCATACAACAATATATGAATGACTATCCTAGAAAGACTTTAAATTACAACACAGCTCATCATAATATGGCAGAAAGTTTAAAGCACCTCAATCTGTATGAATCTTTCCAAAGCTAA
- a CDS encoding helix-turn-helix domain-containing protein: MNKVLANYIKYKNDMNTNVFNTIKQLMMTLRLYRIVDEDHDYYLNNDIHKAINYMHDHYKEKLYIAEVATNCILSVRWFSENLEEITDMKYRELRKSIRLSYAIFDLIYSKKSITQIAGDNGFAYESNFIASFRDKYHITPAKYRKQLTNDQFYPFNNKRTNLIGNLNKIAHRLKDLTNNVADYISLDIHLDAQLTSKLPTSNLLIYIRNIETLTNNFQQLKLLTMRREIGQYGLLFSHHLINELLNDSNFESNRLMHQMFSFSLEHQFEISFELNLSRNENLEVFEDKFKRLLNYLIDCTYYYGQRQFHFYLNMTYYQYNHIGGFYNQLSHL; this comes from the coding sequence ATGAATAAGGTACTCGCCAATTACATTAAATATAAAAATGACATGAATACAAATGTGTTTAATACAATCAAGCAATTAATGATGACATTACGATTATATAGAATTGTAGATGAAGATCATGATTATTATTTAAACAACGATATACATAAAGCAATCAATTATATGCATGACCATTATAAAGAGAAATTATATATAGCTGAAGTTGCGACGAATTGTATTTTATCAGTGAGATGGTTTTCAGAAAATCTAGAAGAAATAACGGATATGAAATATAGAGAACTTAGAAAAAGTATTCGTTTATCATATGCGATATTTGACTTGATCTATTCAAAGAAATCTATTACACAAATTGCAGGGGATAATGGTTTTGCGTATGAATCAAATTTTATAGCGAGTTTTAGAGATAAGTATCATATAACGCCTGCAAAATATCGAAAGCAACTTACAAATGATCAGTTTTACCCATTTAATAATAAAAGGACGAACCTTATTGGAAATTTAAATAAGATAGCTCATCGACTTAAAGATTTAACAAATAATGTTGCAGATTATATTAGTTTAGATATTCATTTAGATGCTCAATTAACATCAAAGCTCCCAACATCAAATTTATTAATATATATCAGAAACATCGAAACACTAACTAATAATTTTCAGCAATTAAAGTTATTAACGATGAGAAGAGAAATTGGGCAATACGGTTTATTGTTTTCGCATCACTTAATTAATGAACTTTTAAACGATTCGAATTTTGAAAGTAATAGATTGATGCATCAAATGTTTTCTTTCTCGTTAGAGCATCAATTTGAGATTTCGTTTGAATTAAATTTGTCTAGAAATGAAAATTTAGAAGTGTTTGAAGATAAGTTTAAGCGACTATTAAATTATTTGATCGATTGTACATACTATTATGGACAACGGCAGTTTCATTTCTATTTAAATATGACATATTATCAATATAATCATATTGGTGGATTTTATAATCAACTTAGCCACCTTTAG
- a CDS encoding IS30 family transposase, which produces MTHTYSNMTNHKGTHLSYEERVQIETLKNLGFSNRAIARELGRAPQTINNEIHRGTTRQIKRQKQQHKVYEYETQIYFSSLGQQRYRQNRQQCGAQPLWKKNPLFIPWADHLMKKKRWSPEAVVAYAHKEQCFEREKIPSTTTVYAWIDQQIMETKNIDLLEKLKRRHSTQNSYHNHPHSRVLGPSIETRSSEIESRQSFGHWEIDTVIGTKDKSKPVILTLVERQTRFEILEIIESKSADAVSHALKNLFDSLGEKAPKIFKSITSDNGSEFASLYEEFGHMIEIYFTHPFSSYERGTSENQHKMIRRFIPKAHDLSNVQKRFIKAIQQYMNDYPRKTLNYNTAHHNMAESLKHLNLYESFQS; this is translated from the coding sequence ATGACACATACTTATTCTAACATGACAAACCATAAAGGAACACACTTAAGTTATGAAGAACGTGTTCAAATAGAAACACTTAAAAATTTAGGTTTTTCAAATCGTGCAATCGCGCGTGAATTAGGACGTGCACCTCAAACAATCAATAACGAAATTCATCGAGGAACAACACGTCAAATTAAACGACAAAAACAGCAACATAAAGTCTATGAATATGAGACGCAAATTTATTTTTCTTCACTAGGTCAACAACGTTATCGACAAAACAGACAACAATGTGGTGCTCAGCCCTTATGGAAGAAGAACCCATTATTTATTCCATGGGCAGATCACCTCATGAAAAAGAAACGCTGGTCACCTGAAGCAGTCGTGGCATATGCTCACAAGGAACAATGTTTTGAAAGAGAAAAAATCCCTTCAACAACGACAGTATATGCTTGGATAGATCAACAAATCATGGAAACTAAGAATATTGATCTACTAGAAAAATTAAAAAGACGTCATTCTACTCAGAATAGCTACCATAATCATCCACACAGTCGAGTGCTCGGTCCAAGTATTGAGACACGTTCTAGTGAAATTGAATCACGTCAGTCTTTTGGTCACTGGGAAATAGATACCGTAATAGGAACTAAAGACAAGTCAAAGCCAGTTATCTTAACACTTGTTGAGAGACAAACGCGTTTTGAAATACTAGAAATAATAGAGAGTAAAAGTGCTGATGCAGTGTCTCACGCATTGAAAAACTTATTTGACTCCTTAGGCGAAAAAGCACCAAAAATCTTCAAATCTATCACATCTGACAATGGTTCAGAATTTGCATCGCTGTATGAAGAATTTGGCCATATGATAGAAATATACTTCACACATCCATTCTCATCATATGAACGTGGGACAAGTGAAAACCAACATAAAATGATTCGTCGTTTTATTCCAAAAGCACATGATTTATCCAATGTTCAAAAACGCTTCATAAAAGCCATACAACAATATATGAATGACTATCCTAGAAAGACTTTAAATTACAACACAGCTCATCATAATATGGCAGAAAGTTTAAAGCACCTCAATCTGTATGAATCTTTCCAAAGCTAA